A genomic segment from Gimesia sp. encodes:
- a CDS encoding DUF58 domain-containing protein encodes MHEPDKLNVHKQSETAHSWLDTVNTMLHYDFCPQLNQWVYWVRNPFWCLAISILTAFICGLLVNTAILYIAAALAMIILVGVLWPWISVQGLSAELSFNKVRTRCGEPVGARLIVKNSWPWPAWGVYLRHPFSEHDDHLCEVAIDCIPGWKTSEYIWDFSPRKRGIYSTSTAFLETAFPFGLYKKKIPLSVDSVLIVWPEISQLAFMPELREVTSSEDRFTSHRAGDYGDVIGTRAFRLGDSLRRVHWSQSARQGQMIVTERQAAAVCALRVIPDLQRSHYRHGNDDSLEAVIRITASICHSLLNQHASVECLVGDQLFRCDGNQRDLHKLLDELASIPNGGLENSVRKQAASPLPEFIVTNSSGFAQRVNQGVNRLRSRMIVVQDAPARQSGNQPTCECEPWLHLDSPEESRQKAFTDSWKKACYAG; translated from the coding sequence ATGCATGAACCAGATAAACTGAATGTTCATAAGCAGTCAGAGACTGCTCATTCGTGGTTAGACACCGTCAACACGATGCTCCATTACGATTTCTGCCCCCAGCTCAATCAATGGGTCTACTGGGTCAGAAACCCGTTCTGGTGCCTGGCGATCAGCATTTTGACCGCCTTCATTTGCGGGCTGCTGGTCAATACGGCGATTCTGTATATCGCGGCTGCCCTGGCGATGATCATTCTGGTCGGCGTCTTGTGGCCCTGGATCAGCGTGCAGGGACTTTCTGCAGAACTCTCCTTTAACAAAGTTCGTACCCGGTGCGGGGAACCTGTCGGTGCCAGACTGATCGTCAAAAACAGCTGGCCCTGGCCCGCCTGGGGTGTTTACCTGCGGCATCCCTTCTCAGAACATGATGACCACCTGTGTGAAGTTGCCATCGACTGTATTCCTGGCTGGAAAACCAGTGAGTATATCTGGGATTTCAGTCCCCGGAAACGAGGTATTTATTCAACCAGCACTGCTTTCCTGGAGACCGCCTTTCCGTTCGGGTTATACAAAAAGAAGATTCCGTTGTCCGTCGATTCCGTATTGATCGTCTGGCCGGAGATCTCCCAGCTGGCCTTTATGCCTGAGCTGCGAGAAGTCACTTCCAGCGAAGACCGCTTTACTTCGCACCGGGCAGGAGATTACGGCGATGTGATTGGCACCCGGGCTTTCCGACTGGGCGACTCCCTGCGGCGGGTGCACTGGTCGCAATCCGCCAGGCAGGGCCAGATGATTGTCACCGAACGCCAGGCAGCGGCGGTTTGTGCTCTGCGTGTGATTCCCGATCTCCAGCGATCGCATTACCGGCATGGGAACGACGACTCCCTGGAAGCGGTGATTCGCATCACAGCCAGTATCTGTCACTCACTGTTAAATCAGCATGCTTCAGTGGAATGCCTCGTGGGCGATCAGTTGTTTCGCTGCGATGGAAATCAGAGAGACCTGCATAAACTTCTTGATGAACTGGCTTCCATCCCCAACGGGGGACTCGAGAATTCCGTACGAAAGCAGGCTGCTTCTCCCCTGCCTGAATTCATTGTTACGAACAGCAGTGGCTTCGCGCAACGGGTCAATCAGGGAGTGAACCGTCTTCGTTCCCGAATGATCGTTGTTCAGGATGCCCCTGCCCGACAATCGGGGAATCAACCAACGTGCGAATGCGAACCCTGGTTACACCTGGACAGCCCGGAAGAAAGTCGTCAAAAGGCATTTACTGACAGTTGGAAGAAAGCGTGCTATGCCGGCTGA
- a CDS encoding DUF1559 domain-containing protein encodes MKRKHRGFTLIELLVVIAIIAILLALLLPAVQMAREAARRTQCKNNLKQLGLALHNYYSTHSRLPLMAADSLYGYSPSAQLLPYIDQANLHNLIDFSEPLLSGPPWAATLNPGLVDVVKQTIPIFMCPSDAGNVFYTDSNGAVWAGSNYLVNGGSGLNLEYCTTANDGLFWRGSSTRLRDITDGTTNTIFMAETLFGARGPDTGTLLDPNRQMKRVSGGGACSVNSDALVSQAASAYDGGRAGMWIRGLGYTTLVHGYYSPNSQSPDVVHHGEVVSGARSLHVGGANVLLCDGSVRFLGENIHLETLRNLFSRADGQVLGEF; translated from the coding sequence ATGAAACGCAAACATCGTGGTTTCACACTGATCGAATTACTGGTGGTAATTGCCATCATCGCCATTCTCCTTGCCCTGCTGCTGCCTGCAGTCCAGATGGCACGTGAAGCAGCCAGACGAACTCAGTGCAAAAATAATTTGAAACAACTTGGTTTGGCGCTCCATAATTACTATTCCACACATTCGCGTCTCCCATTGATGGCCGCCGACTCGCTGTATGGCTACTCCCCTTCAGCTCAGTTGCTGCCTTACATTGATCAGGCTAATCTGCACAATCTGATCGATTTCAGTGAGCCACTGTTATCAGGTCCCCCCTGGGCGGCCACTCTCAACCCGGGTCTGGTGGATGTCGTTAAACAGACAATTCCGATCTTTATGTGCCCCAGTGATGCGGGAAATGTGTTCTACACCGATTCAAATGGAGCTGTCTGGGCGGGGTCAAACTACCTTGTCAATGGTGGCTCCGGGCTCAACCTGGAGTATTGCACAACAGCCAATGATGGCCTCTTCTGGCGTGGTTCCTCGACGCGACTGCGCGATATTACTGATGGAACCACGAATACGATCTTCATGGCGGAAACTCTGTTTGGGGCCAGAGGACCTGACACAGGAACACTCCTGGATCCGAATCGGCAGATGAAACGCGTCTCTGGCGGGGGGGCCTGTAGTGTGAATTCCGATGCTCTCGTTTCCCAAGCTGCTTCGGCCTACGATGGAGGCCGTGCCGGGATGTGGATTCGGGGGCTTGGCTACACCACGCTTGTCCACGGATACTACTCCCCTAATTCACAATCACCTGATGTGGTTCATCATGGGGAGGTCGTTTCAGGAGCCCGCAGCCTGCATGTTGGCGGTGCCAATGTCCTACTCTGTGACGGAAGCGTGCGGTTTCTGGGCGAGAACATCCATCTGGAGACGCTGCGTAATCTGTTCAGTCGCGCTGATGGCCAGGTTTTGGGTGAATTTTGA